The following coding sequences are from one Ficedula albicollis isolate OC2 chromosome 14, FicAlb1.5, whole genome shotgun sequence window:
- the LOC101808226 gene encoding nodal modulator 1 yields the protein MIPLYDKGDFILKIEPPLGWSFEPTSVDIHVDGINDICTKGGDINFVFTGFSVNGKVLSKGQTLGPAGVQVVLRNAGSDINIQATITQPGGKFAFFKVLPGEYEIFASHPTWMLKESRTVVRVTSSNAYAASPLVVAGYNVSGSVRSDGEPMKGVMFLLFSSSVSKEDVLGCNISPVDGFQSKDESLSYLCNVVSKEDGSFSFLSLPSGKYTVIPFYRGERITFDVAPSRLDFLVEHDSLQIEPVFHVMGFSVKGRVLNGPEGEGVADATVTLNNQIKVRTKADGSFRLENITTGTYTIHARKEHLFFDTITVKIAPNTPQLANIIATGFSVCGRISVTRFPETVKQISKYKVTMVPEDKDKASLVTTETDPHGAFCFKAKSGTYNVQVVIPESETRAGLALKPKVFPVTVTDRPVMDVTFSQFLASVSGKISCLDACGELVVTLQPVSRQGDKRSLQLAGSRDSLPFTFEGVLPGKYKVSIVHEDWCWKNKSLELEVLEEDVSGVEFRQTGYMLRCSLSHAITLEFYQDGNGPENVGVYNLSKGVNRFCLSKPGVYEVTPRSCHQFEHEYYTYDTSSPSILTLTAVRHHVLGTIVTDKLMDVTVTIKSSIDSEPALVLGPLESVQELRREQQLAEIESRRQEREKKGQEEEGTKPPVQEMVEELQGPFLHEFSYWARSGEKITVTPSSKELLFYPPYVEAVVSGESCPGKLIEIHGKAGLFLEGQIHPELEGVEIVISEKGATSALITVFTDAKGTYSVGPLHSDLEYTITAQKEGFVLTAVEGTVGDFKAFALAGVTFEIKSEDDQALAGVLLSLSGGVFRSNLLTQDDGMLTFSNLSPGQYYFKPMMKEFRFEPSSQMIEVQEGQNLKIQIIGYRTAYSCYGTVSSLNGEPEQGVSVEAVGQQDCSIYGEDTITDEEGKFRLRGLRPGCVYHVQLKAEGNDHIERALPQHRAIEVGNSDIDDVNIIAFRQINQFDLSGNVITASEYLSTLCVKLYKSENLDNPIHTVNLGLSLFFHFPPLLRDGENYVVLLDSTLSKSQYDYTLPQVSFTAIGYHKHITLVFSPTRKLPEQDIAQGSYIALPLTLLLLLAGYNHDKLIPFLLQLTARLQGVRALGQAGSDTGGSEEAKRQSKKQKTRRT from the exons ATGATTCCCCTCTATGACAAG gggGATTTCATTCTTAAAATTGAGCCTCCCCTAGGGTGGAGTTTTG AACCAACCAGTGTAGACATCCATGTGGATGGCATTAATGACATTTGCACAAAGGGAGGTGATATTAACTTTGTGTTCACAGGATTTTCTGTGAATGGAAAG GTTCTCAGCAAAGGTCAGACATTAGGTCCTGCTGGAGTTCAGGTTGTACTGAGAAATGCTGGCAGTGACATAAACATACAAGCAACTATTACACAGCCTGGAGGAAA atttgctttctttaaagtGCTTCCTGGTGAATATGAAATCTTTGCATCACATCCTACCTGGATGTTGAAGGAG tcGAGGACAGTGGTGCGGGTGACAAGTTCCAATGCTTATGCTGCCAGCCCCCTGGTTGTTGCAGGCTACAACGTCTCTGGCTCTGTGAGGAGTGATGGAGAGCCCATGAAAGGGGTcatgtttctccttttctcttcttctgtcTCTAAAGAG GATGTTCTGGGCTGCAATATTTCTCCTGTGGACGGATTCCAATCAAAAGATGAGTCTTTATCCTATTTGTGCAATGTTGTATCAAAAGAAGATGGATCTTTCAGCTTTCTTTCTCTGCCAAGTGGGAAATACACTGTG ATACCATTCTACAGGGGAGAGAGAATCACCTTTGATGTTGCTCCATCTAGATTGGACTTCCTTGTAGAGCATGACAGTTTACAGATAGAG cCTGTTTTCCATGTGATGGGTTTCTCTGTCAAAGGCAGGGTATTGAATGGTCCTGAAGGAGAAGGAGTTGCTGATGCCACTGTGACTCTGAACAATCAGATTAAAG TGAGGACAAAAGCTGATGGCTCTTTCCGACTTGAGAACATAACAACAGGTACATACACAATTCATGCCAGGAAAGAACACCTGTTTTTTGATACTATTACTGTGAAGATTGCACCAAATACACCTCAGCTGGCAAACATCATTGCAACAGG GTTCAGTGTGTGTGGCCGCATCTCAGTTACTCGGTTCCCTGAAACAGTCAAGCAGATCAGTAAATACAAGGTAACCATGGTACCTGAAGACAAAGACAAAGCATCGCTGGTTACAACAGAAACTGACCCTCATGGAGCATTTTGTTTCAAGGCAAAATCGGGTACATACAATGTTCAG GTAGTGATTCCAGAGTCTGAGACCAGAGCAGGGTTGGCTTTGAAACCCAAAGTGTTCCCTGTTACTGTTACTGACAGACCAGTGATGGATGTGACCTTCTCTCAGTTTTTGGCATCTGTCTCAGGGAAGATCTCTTGTTTAG ACGCCTGTGGTGAGCTGGTGGTGACCCTGCAGCCCGTCAGCCGCCAGGGGGACAAGCGCAGCCTGCAGCTGGCCGGCAGCCGGGACTCGCTGCCCTTCACCTTCGAGGGGGTGCTCCCGGGCAAGTACAAAG TAAGCATTGTGCATGAAGACTGGTGCTGGAAGAATAAGTCTTTGGAGTTGGAAGTCTTGGAGGAAGATGTGTCAGGAGTAGAATTCAGGCAGACTGGATATATGCTGAGGTGTTCTCTTTCTCATGCAATCACACTG GAATTTTATCAGGATGGAAATGGACCAGAGAATGTTGGTGTTTATAACCTGTCCAAAGGAGTTAATAGATTTTGTCTTTCAAAGCCAG GTGTGTATGAGGTGACCCCACGCTCCTGCCACCAGTTTGAACACGAGTATTACACCTATGACAC GTCCTCTCCCAGTATCCTGACTCTCACTGCAGTTCGCCACCATGTCCTTGGCACCATTGTAACTGATAAACTGATGGATGTGACTGTTACCATTAA GTCATCCATTGACAGTGAACCTGCCTTGGTTTTAGGGCCCCTGGAGTCGGTTCAGGAGCTGCGgcgggagcagcagctggc GGAGATCGAGAGCCGCCGGCAGGAGCGGGAGAAGAagggccaggaggaggagggaacaAAGCCACCAGTGCAGGAAATGGTGGAGGAGCTCCAGGGGCCATTCTTGCATGAATTTTCATACTGGGCAAG GTCTGGAGAGAAAATTACTGTAACACCATCATCAAAAGAGCTGCTCTTCTACCCACCTTATGTGGAAGCAGTTGTTAGTGGag AGAGTTGTCCTGGGAAGCTGATAGAGATTCATGGAAAAGCAGGCTTATTTCTGGAAGGGCAAATTCATCCTGAATTGGAAGGTGTTGAGATTGTCATTAGTGAGAAGGGAGCAACTTCTGCACTCATCACAGTTTTCACTGATGCCAAAGGCACCTACAG TGTTGGGCCACTCCACAGTGACTTGGAATACACAATCACTGCTCAGAAGGAGGGTTTTGTTTTGACTGCAGTAGAAGGAACAGTTGGAGACTTCAAAGCTTTTGCTCTTGCTGGGGTGACGTTTGAG ATCAAATCAGAGGATGACCAGGCTCTTGCTGGAGTTCTCTTGTCTCTCAGTGGAGGGGTGTTTCGGTCCAACCTCCTCACACAGGATGATGGAATGCTGACCTTTTCCAATCTG agcccagggcaaTACTACTTCAAACCCATGATGAAAGAATTTCGGTTTGAACCATCATCACAAATGATTGAAGTGCAGGAAGGACAAAATCTCAAAATCCAGATAATTGGTTACAGAACAGCTTACAG CTGTTATGGCACAGTTTCCTCTTTAAATGGAGAGCCTGAGCAGGGAGTGTCAGTGGAAGCTGTGGGCCAGCAGGACTGCAGCATCTATGGAGAGGACACCATAACTGATGAGGAGGGCAAGTTCAGGCTCCGTGGCCTTCGG cctggctgtgtgtATCATGTCCAACTCAAAGCTGAAGGCAATGATCACATTGAAAGAGCTCTACCACAGCATCGGGCAATTGag GTTGGGAACAGTGACATTGATGATGTTAATATTATAGCATTCCGGCAAATTAATCAGTTTGATTTAAGTGGAAATGTAATTACAGCTTCTGAATATCTCTCCACATTATGT GTGAAGCTCTACAAAAGTGAAAATCTTGACAACCCAATTCATACAGTCAACTTAGGCCTatctctgttttttcattttccacctCTGCTCCGAGATGGAGAG AATTACGTGGTGCTCCTGGATTCTACGTTGTCTAAATCACAGTATGACTACACCCTGCCTCAAGTTTCTTTCACTGCCATTGGGTATCATAAACACATTACACTGGTCTTCAGTCCCACT AGAAAGCTGCCTGAGCAGGACATTGCCCAAGGCTCGTACATCGCCTTGCCGCTgacgctgctgctgctgctggctggctaCAACCACGACAAG cttatccccttcctgctgcagctgacagCTCGACTGCAGGGGGTCCGTGCCCTTGGGCAGGCAGGCTCTGACACCGGCGGCTCGGAGGAGGCAAAGAGACAAAGCAAGAAACAGAAGACGAGACGGACgtga